The genomic stretch ACCGGGACGATGCCCCCGCCGAGAGCCTTGCCGAGCAGGTAGACGTCCGGGACGACTCTGTCCAGGTCGCAGGCGAAGGTCGCGCCGGTGCGGCCGAGGCCGGACTGAATCTCGTCCGCGATGAAAAGGACATTCCGACGCGCGGTGATCTCGCGCACGGCCGGCAGGTAGCCCGCGGGCGGCACGACGATGCCCGCCTCGCCCTGGATCGGCTCGAGCAGCACGGCCACGGTGTCCTCATCGATCGCGGCCTCGAGGGCTGAGGCGTTCCCGAACGGGACTGTGCGGAACCCGGGCGTGAACGGAGCGAAGCCGTCGCGCGCCTCCGCGTCGTCGCTGAACGAGATGATCGTGGTGGTACGGCCGTGGAAGTTGCCTGCCGCGACGACGATGTTCGCCCGCCCCGGCGCGACGCCCTTGACCCGGTAGCCCCAGGCCCGGGCCACCTTGATGCCTGATTCCACCGCCTCCGCGCCCGTGTTCATCGGCAGGACCATGTCCTTGCCGGCGAGCGCGGCGAGCGCCGTGACGAACGGGCCGAGGCGGTCGTTGTGGAACGCGCGGCTGGTCAGGGTGACGCGGCCGAGCTGCTCGCGGGCCGCCTCCAGCAGCACCGGGTGCGAGTGACCGAAGTTCACGGCGGAGTAGGCGGCGAGGCAGTCGAGGTAGCGGCGACCCTCGACGTCGGTGATCCAGGAGCCCTCGCC from Rathayibacter rathayi encodes the following:
- the rocD gene encoding ornithine--oxo-acid transaminase, which codes for MTDTAAALIAVEEEHAAHNYHPLPVVAATGEGSWITDVEGRRYLDCLAAYSAVNFGHSHPVLLEAAREQLGRVTLTSRAFHNDRLGPFVTALAALAGKDMVLPMNTGAEAVESGIKVARAWGYRVKGVAPGRANIVVAAGNFHGRTTTIISFSDDAEARDGFAPFTPGFRTVPFGNASALEAAIDEDTVAVLLEPIQGEAGIVVPPAGYLPAVREITARRNVLFIADEIQSGLGRTGATFACDLDRVVPDVYLLGKALGGGIVPVSAVVANSDVLGVLQPGQHGSTFGGNPLAAAVGLAVVEMLATGDYQALARERGTQLHARLQALIGRGVVAVRGAGLWAGIDIDPELASGRAVCEALMARGVLAKDTHGSTIRLAPPLVVTAAEIDFAVDELEAVLASLR